In Desulfobotulus pelophilus, one genomic interval encodes:
- a CDS encoding BRO-N domain-containing protein, with protein MENQLPTLDFTFQNLVVRTLTQEDGSLWFVARDVCDALGITWSGNKILASIQDEWKGVVKLTTPSSDDHRGGGEQQLIIINEPALYKLAFRSNKPAAEDFTNWVASEVLPAIRRTGRYGASAPVTLPHGHDDQILLARHLVREVNGMLASLSTLSQLHQNMVVSVNNVLRTVSVLSPEVHHEAFVQSLRNQGDGK; from the coding sequence ATGGAAAACCAGTTGCCCACCCTTGATTTTACCTTTCAGAATCTCGTTGTCAGAACCCTCACGCAGGAAGACGGAAGCCTTTGGTTTGTTGCCAGAGATGTATGCGATGCTCTGGGGATTACCTGGAGCGGGAACAAAATTCTTGCCTCGATTCAGGATGAATGGAAAGGGGTCGTAAAACTCACGACCCCTTCTTCCGATGACCACCGGGGCGGTGGTGAGCAGCAGCTCATCATCATCAACGAACCCGCCCTCTACAAACTGGCCTTCCGGTCCAACAAACCCGCTGCCGAAGATTTCACCAACTGGGTAGCCAGTGAAGTTCTCCCCGCCATCCGGCGAACGGGCCGCTATGGCGCTTCCGCTCCCGTAACTCTCCCCCATGGCCATGACGACCAGATCCTTCTGGCACGGCACCTTGTCCGGGAAGTGAATGGTATGCTGGCAAGCTTGAGCACCCTGAGCCAGCTTCATCAGAATATGGTGGTATCCGTCAACAACGTACTACGAACGGTCTCTGTGCTGAGCCCGGAAGTTCATCATGAGGCCTTTGTTCAGTCTCTCCGGAATCAGGGCGACGGCAAGTAA
- a CDS encoding DUF3892 domain-containing protein codes for MAKWADYGISAVRYDSDDQYIDKVKVHKDNGDTIGAGETWTRTDVLSKMDDDKTFITILKDSNDKWKKGQDIHIITVNGRRFLRTDANERAKDNLENLPK; via the coding sequence ATGGCCAAATGGGCAGACTATGGGATATCAGCCGTTCGTTATGACAGCGATGATCAGTACATCGATAAGGTGAAGGTGCATAAAGATAATGGGGACACCATTGGAGCTGGTGAAACCTGGACCAGGACAGACGTCCTTTCAAAAATGGACGACGACAAGACATTCATAACGATTCTTAAAGATAGCAATGATAAGTGGAAGAAAGGACAGGATATCCACATCATCACGGTGAATGGGCGGCGCTTCCTGAGGACCGATGCCAACGAAAGAGCTAAAGATAACTTGGAGAACCTTCCAAAATAA